A single Aspergillus chevalieri M1 DNA, chromosome 3, nearly complete sequence DNA region contains:
- a CDS encoding uncharacterized protein (COG:S;~EggNog:ENOG410PGXJ;~SECRETED:SignalP(1-18)) — MCLSIIFMVIDTCSVLDAFDTAHLATGIQPFWKLSFIFKCLCDTVILDDFKTALDHIRSYHFSRSILAREESFWRHSDQQQVDVENGVCLSPRRSRTAKRDDQLPRVAMREDIGV; from the coding sequence ATGTGCCTTTCCATTATATTCATGGTCATTGACACGTGCAGTGTGCTGGACGCCTTTGACACAGCCCATCTAGCCACGGGTATCCAGCCATTCTGGAAACTGTCATTCATCTTCAAATGTCTCTGTGACACAGTCATCTTGGATGATTTCAAGACGGCGTTGGATCATATCCGCTCTTATCACTTCAGCAGGTCGATACTGGCGCGTGAAGAGTCATTTTGGAGACATAGCGATCAACAGCAGGTCGATGTTGAGAACGGGGTTTGCCTGAGTCCCAGGAGGAGCAGGACTGCGAAGCGCGATGACCAGCTGCCAAGGGTTGCTATGAGGGAAGATATTGGTGTCTAG